The Heterodontus francisci isolate sHetFra1 chromosome 33, sHetFra1.hap1, whole genome shotgun sequence genome has a segment encoding these proteins:
- the snf8 gene encoding vacuolar-sorting protein SNF8: MHRRGVGAGAIAKKKLAEAKYKERGTVMAEDQLAQMSKQLEMFKTHLEEFASKHKQEIRKSSQFRVQFQDMCATIGVDPLASGKGFWSEMLGVGDFYYELGVQIIEVCLALKHRNGGLITLDELHQRVLKGRGKFAQDVSQDDLIRAIKKLKSLGNGFSIIPVGGRYLVQSVPAELNMDHTVVLQIAEKNGYVTVSEIKSSLKWETERTNQVLEHLLKEGLAWIDKQAPEEPQYWLPALFSDLYSQDVTPEEADESLP, translated from the exons ATGCACCGAAGGGGAGTTGGAGCCGGCGCCATCGCCAAGAAGAAACTCGCGGAA GCCAAGTATAAAGAGCGAGGAACAGTGATGGCTGAGGATCAGCTGGCTCAG ATGTCAAAGCAGCTGGAAATGTTCAAGACACATCTGGAAGAATTTGCCAGCAAGCATAAGCAGGAGATTCGGAAAAGCTCGCAGTTTCGCGTTCAGTTTCAGGACATGTGTGCAACAATTGGAGTGGACCCTCTTGCAT CTGGCAAAGGATTCTGGTCGGAAATGCTGGGTGTCGGAGACTTTTACTATGAGCTGGGAGTGCAGATTATTGAAGTGTGTCTGGCTCTGAAACACAGAAACGGAG GTCTGATCACACTGGATGAGCTGCACCAGCGCGTGTTGAAAGGAAGAGGCAAGTTTGCCCAagatgtcagtca GGACGATCTCATTCGGGCTATAAAGAAACTGAAATCGTTGGGCAATGGCTTCAGTATTATCCCAGTGGGAGGCAGATACCTGGTGCAGTCTGTCCCTGCGGAGCTGAACATGGATCACACAGTGGTGCTGCAGATTGCTGAG AAGAATGGATATGTGACAGTCAGTGAAATCAAATCCAGCCTGAAGTGGGAAACTGAACGCACTAACCAGGTGTTG GAACATTTGTTGAAGGAAGGCTTGGCATGGATTGACAAACAAGCTCCTGAAGAGCCTCAATACTGGTTGCCTGCACTCTTCTCCGATCTGTACTCCCAGGATGTCACTCCGGAAGAAGCTGATGAAAGTTTGCCGTGA
- the ube2z gene encoding ubiquitin-conjugating enzyme E2 Z isoform X1 has product MSIYKEPPPGMFVVPDPQDMTKIHALITGPFDTPYEGGFFLFLFRCPPDYPIHPPRVKLMTTGNNTVRFNPNFYRNGKVCLSILGTWTGPAWSPAQSISSVLISIQSLMTENPYHNEPGFEQERHPGDSKNYNECIRHESIRVAVCDMLDGKCPCPDALRSVMEKSFMEFYDFYELSCKDRLHLQGQTMQDPFGERRGHFDYQTLLNRLQAIRQRLKKKNEEEAIEPDSDSSSSGTEQDSQGISHP; this is encoded by the exons ATGTCTATTTACAAAGAGCCACCACCAGGGATGTTTGTTGTCCCAGACCCGCAAGATATGACTAAG ATTCACGCACTAATTACTGGACCCTTCGACACACCTTATGAAGGAggcttttttctttttctctttcgctGCCCTCCTGACTATCCCATCCACCCACCAAGGGTTAAGCTCATGACGACCGGAAACAACACTGTGCGGTTTAACCCGAACTTCTACCGGAATGGCAAAGTGTGCCTCAGCATACTTGG CACATGGACAGGCCCTGCTTGGAGCCCAGCCCAGAGCATCTCTTCGGTACTCATATCCATTCAGTCCCTTATGACCGAGAACCCATATCACAATGAGCCAGGTTTTGAACAG GAGAGGCATCCTGGAGATAGTAAAAACTACAATGAGTGCATACGACATGAATCTATCAGAGTAGCCGTTTGCGACATGTTAGATGGCAAGTGTCCGTGCCCAGATGCACTAAG AAGTGTGATGGAGAAATCTTTCATGgagttctatgatttctatgaactGTCTTGTAAGGACCGGCttcatctgcagggacaaaccatgcAG GATCCTTTTGGGGAGCGGCGAGGTCATTTTGATTATCAGACCTTACTGAATCGCCTGCAGGCCATAAGACAGCgattgaaaaagaaaaatgaagaGGAAGCAATAGAGCCAGACTCTGACAGCAGCTCTTCAGGAACCGAGCAAGACAGTCAAGGCATCTCCCACCCCTAG